The Pseudomonas wenzhouensis genome has a segment encoding these proteins:
- a CDS encoding precorrin-8X methylmutase, whose product MLDYIRDGQEIYRRSFATIRAEANLDGIPADMEKLAVRVIHACGMVDVVEDLRFSPGAGVAGRAALLAGAPILCDARMVAEGITRPRLPANNEVICTLHDAGIPELAREVGNTRSAVALEHWREHLEGSVVVIGNAPTALFYLLEMLDAGAPKPALIIGMPVGFIGAAESKDALAADSRGVPYVIVRGRRGGSAMAVAAVNALASEVE is encoded by the coding sequence ATGCTTGATTACATCCGCGACGGCCAGGAAATCTACCGCCGCTCCTTCGCCACCATCCGCGCCGAAGCCAACCTCGACGGCATCCCCGCCGATATGGAAAAACTCGCCGTGCGGGTGATTCACGCCTGCGGCATGGTCGATGTGGTCGAGGATCTGCGCTTCTCCCCCGGCGCCGGCGTAGCTGGCCGCGCCGCGCTGCTGGCTGGCGCGCCGATCCTCTGCGACGCACGCATGGTTGCCGAAGGCATCACCCGCCCGCGCCTACCAGCGAACAACGAGGTGATCTGCACCCTGCACGACGCCGGCATACCGGAGCTGGCCCGTGAAGTCGGCAACACCCGCTCGGCGGTGGCCCTGGAGCATTGGCGCGAGCATCTGGAAGGCAGCGTGGTGGTGATCGGCAACGCCCCCACCGCGCTGTTCTACCTGCTGGAAATGCTCGATGCCGGCGCGCCGAAGCCGGCGCTGATCATCGGCATGCCGGTAGGCTTTATCGGCGCGGCGGAATCCAAGGACGCGCTGGCCGCAGACAGCCGTGGCGTACCCTACGTCATCGTCCGTGGCCGCCGTGGCGGCAGCGCCATGGCGGTGGCCGCAGTCAACGCCCTCGCCTCGGAGGTGGAATGA
- a CDS encoding GNAT family N-acetyltransferase codes for MAQTYTTYYLEMTSPDQLKAKPQRSNLQIVECEEPQPALNRFLYQLVGSTWKWGDLDDWNDEQWRTMVENPAHRTWVAFHRGAIAGYYELFRPDGHNAEIRYFGLAPQFLDRGFGGALLSHAIESAWRWPGTERVWVHTCTFDHPAALANYQARGMQVYQEEICELPS; via the coding sequence ATGGCGCAGACGTACACCACGTACTACCTGGAGATGACCTCGCCGGACCAGCTGAAGGCCAAGCCTCAGCGCAGCAACCTGCAAATCGTCGAATGCGAAGAGCCGCAACCGGCACTCAACCGTTTCCTCTATCAACTGGTCGGCTCGACCTGGAAATGGGGTGACCTGGACGACTGGAACGACGAACAGTGGCGCACCATGGTGGAAAACCCAGCACACCGAACCTGGGTCGCCTTCCACCGGGGTGCCATCGCTGGTTACTACGAGCTGTTCCGTCCTGACGGTCACAATGCGGAGATCCGCTACTTCGGCTTGGCTCCGCAGTTTCTCGACCGGGGCTTCGGCGGCGCTCTGCTCAGCCATGCCATTGAATCAGCCTGGCGGTGGCCAGGTACAGAGCGTGTTTGGGTACACACCTGCACCTTCGATCACCCAGCTGCACTGGCCAATTATCAGGCGCGCGGCATGCAGGTTTATCAGGAAGAAATCTGCGAATTACCCAGCTGA
- the cobJ gene encoding precorrin-3B C(17)-methyltransferase: MNIVILGASALATAQRLKALYPQAVIHGLRGRADGAERHYDEFGEHLRALYRAGQPLLVLCATGIVIRSLAALLAEKGAEPPVLTLAEDGSAVVPLLGGLAGVNRLAREIAAYLGVMPAITTSGELRFGTCLLEPPAGYVLADLQQGKRFVSDLLGGEAVRIEGQAPWLQAAQLPVDNAARRVIHITAQARPAQADELLIHPRCAAALIERPGADLSARLQQALSSANLAPQALACLLADKGWMVNAELHAVTDELKLPLRFIHSTSELPPEYHAGDGLCLLLSEQPLDIERLGQRRGRLSVVGLGPGAAEHMTPAVRRALDEAEDLLGYDTYVKMAGPLRADQCLHPSDNREELQRAAHAFELAATGRRVVMISSGDPGVFAMAAAVMEALESPQNEAWQGVELEVLPGVSAALATAAKAGAPLGHDFCLISLSDNLKPWAVIEKRLEHAAIADLAMAFYNPISKSRPWQLGRALDLLRQHRTPQTLVVLGRDIGRPAEALRNLTLGELTPEMVDMRTLVIIGSSQTRRFPRADGGEWVYTPRWYPDIES; this comes from the coding sequence ATGAACATCGTCATCCTCGGCGCCAGCGCGTTGGCCACTGCACAGCGCCTCAAGGCACTTTATCCACAGGCCGTAATCCATGGTCTGCGCGGGCGCGCCGACGGCGCAGAGCGCCACTACGACGAGTTCGGCGAACATCTGCGCGCCCTTTATCGCGCCGGTCAACCGCTGCTGGTGCTGTGCGCCACCGGTATCGTCATCCGCAGCCTGGCCGCACTGCTGGCGGAAAAAGGCGCCGAGCCGCCAGTGCTGACCCTGGCCGAAGACGGCAGCGCCGTGGTGCCGCTGCTTGGCGGCCTGGCCGGGGTCAACCGCCTGGCACGCGAGATCGCCGCATACCTGGGGGTAATGCCAGCCATCACCACCAGCGGCGAGCTGCGATTTGGCACCTGCCTGTTAGAACCACCGGCCGGCTACGTGCTGGCCGATCTACAGCAGGGCAAGCGCTTCGTCAGCGACCTGCTCGGCGGTGAAGCGGTACGTATCGAAGGCCAGGCGCCCTGGCTGCAAGCCGCGCAATTGCCTGTGGATAACGCCGCCCGCCGGGTCATCCACATCACGGCGCAGGCGCGTCCGGCGCAAGCCGACGAGTTGCTGATCCACCCGCGCTGCGCCGCTGCGCTGATCGAACGCCCCGGCGCCGACCTGTCGGCACGGCTGCAACAGGCGTTGAGCAGCGCCAACCTGGCGCCGCAAGCGCTGGCCTGCCTGCTGGCGGACAAAGGCTGGATGGTCAACGCCGAGCTACACGCCGTCACAGACGAGTTGAAGCTGCCGCTGCGCTTTATCCACAGCACGTCCGAACTGCCGCCCGAATACCATGCTGGCGACGGCCTGTGCCTGCTGCTGAGTGAACAACCACTGGATATCGAGCGCCTCGGCCAACGCCGTGGCCGCCTCAGCGTGGTCGGCCTGGGACCCGGTGCAGCAGAGCATATGACCCCCGCCGTGCGCCGCGCCCTCGACGAGGCCGAAGACCTGCTCGGCTACGACACCTACGTGAAGATGGCCGGCCCGCTGCGCGCCGATCAATGCCTGCATCCCAGCGATAACCGCGAGGAGCTGCAACGTGCCGCCCACGCCTTCGAACTGGCTGCCACGGGCCGCCGGGTGGTGATGATTTCCTCGGGCGATCCCGGCGTATTCGCCATGGCTGCCGCCGTGATGGAGGCGCTGGAAAGCCCACAGAACGAGGCCTGGCAAGGTGTCGAACTAGAAGTGCTGCCAGGCGTGTCCGCCGCCCTGGCCACCGCCGCCAAGGCCGGCGCGCCGCTGGGTCATGACTTCTGCCTGATCTCCCTGTCCGACAACCTCAAGCCCTGGGCGGTGATCGAGAAACGCCTGGAGCACGCCGCCATCGCCGATCTGGCCATGGCCTTCTACAACCCGATCTCCAAATCCCGCCCCTGGCAGCTCGGCCGCGCGCTCGACTTGCTGCGCCAGCACCGCACACCGCAAACCCTGGTAGTGCTGGGCCGCGACATCGGCCGCCCCGCCGAGGCGCTGCGCAACCTCACCCTCGGCGAGCTGACGCCAGAGATGGTCGACATGCGCACCCTGGTGATCATCGGCTCCAGCCAGACCCGCCGCTTCCCGCGAGCCGACGGTGGCGAGTGGGTGTATACGCCGCGCTGGTATCCCGATATCGAGTCATGA
- a CDS encoding precorrin-2 C(20)-methyltransferase, which yields MMAGHLLGLGVGPGDPELLTLKALRLLKSAPVVAYFVAKAKHNAGHGGNAFSIIEQHLSDTQQRLPLVYPVTTEKLAPPLSYEDVIADFYDTCAQQIAELLDAGQDVAVICEGDPFFYGSYMYLHDRLAERYEVEVVPGVCSMLGCASVLGTPLVYRNQSLSVLSGVLPEEELEQRLRDAEAAVVMKLGRNFDKVRRVLRKLGLDDRAHYVERATMASQKIVPLDEVEPMDSPYFSMILVPGQKWRG from the coding sequence ATGATGGCGGGTCATCTGCTTGGCCTCGGCGTCGGTCCCGGCGACCCCGAGCTGCTCACCCTCAAGGCGCTGCGCCTGCTCAAATCGGCCCCTGTGGTGGCCTATTTCGTGGCCAAGGCCAAGCACAATGCCGGTCACGGCGGGAATGCCTTCAGCATCATCGAGCAGCACCTGAGCGATACCCAGCAGCGCCTGCCGCTGGTCTACCCGGTAACCACCGAGAAGCTCGCTCCGCCGCTGAGCTACGAGGATGTGATCGCCGATTTCTACGATACCTGCGCGCAACAGATCGCCGAGTTGCTCGATGCCGGTCAGGATGTGGCGGTGATCTGCGAAGGCGACCCGTTCTTCTACGGCTCCTACATGTACCTGCACGACCGCCTGGCCGAGCGCTACGAGGTGGAGGTGGTACCCGGCGTGTGCTCCATGCTCGGCTGCGCCTCGGTGCTCGGCACGCCGCTGGTGTACCGCAACCAGAGCCTGAGCGTGCTCTCCGGCGTGCTGCCGGAAGAGGAGCTGGAGCAGCGTCTGCGCGACGCCGAAGCAGCGGTGGTGATGAAACTCGGGCGCAACTTCGACAAGGTACGCCGCGTGCTGCGCAAGCTCGGCCTGGACGACCGCGCCCACTACGTCGAACGCGCCACCATGGCCAGCCAGAAGATCGTGCCGCTGGACGAGGTGGAGCCGATGGATTCGCCCTATTTCTCGATGATTTTGGTGCCCGGGCAGAAATGGCGGGGGTGA
- a CDS encoding LysE family translocator — protein sequence MALELWLVYFVATLGLALTPGPNSLLALTHGGLYGARLALATILGGVVGFSTLIALAMFGLSALLKTAPGALLALKWLGGAYLIWLGIQLWRSPPLNLTLADSGTRPSAGRLFRQGLLSALSNPKVILFYGAFLPQFVDPQRGLAVQFVVMAATFAVVEFLVELLLALLAFRVRPWLQRGGHAFNRSCGALFVLIGVALPLAR from the coding sequence ATGGCCCTCGAACTTTGGCTCGTCTACTTCGTCGCCACCCTCGGCCTGGCGCTGACGCCCGGCCCCAACAGCCTGCTGGCACTGACTCACGGCGGGCTGTACGGCGCACGCCTGGCGCTGGCCACCATCCTCGGCGGTGTGGTCGGCTTCAGCACGCTGATCGCCCTGGCCATGTTCGGTCTCAGCGCCCTGCTCAAGACCGCACCCGGCGCCTTGCTGGCGCTGAAGTGGCTCGGCGGCGCCTACCTGATCTGGCTGGGCATACAACTGTGGCGTTCGCCACCGCTGAACCTGACCCTGGCCGACAGCGGCACCCGCCCCAGCGCCGGCCGACTGTTTCGCCAGGGCCTGCTGTCGGCGCTGTCCAATCCCAAGGTGATTCTGTTCTACGGCGCCTTTCTGCCGCAGTTCGTTGACCCGCAGCGCGGCCTGGCCGTGCAGTTCGTGGTGATGGCCGCGACCTTCGCCGTGGTCGAGTTTCTCGTCGAGCTGCTGCTGGCGCTGCTGGCCTTCCGCGTGCGGCCCTGGCTGCAGCGCGGCGGACACGCCTTCAACCGCAGTTGCGGTGCACTCTTCGTATTGATCGGCGTGGCACTGCCGCTGGCGCGCTGA
- a CDS encoding TonB-dependent receptor family protein → MPPLPFARLTLLTLASLSVPNALADEPVQLDPLHVSGVRMSEEHVAREDLEKLPGASNLVNMKQVEQGRVAGTADVLAYQPGVYAQSPGNEGVKISVRGSGINRGPGSHASGTHIMLDGLPLTGSGGTPYELLEPLWISRAEVLRGANGFDRGSLALGSAIDYITHTGYTAPKLQLRYETGSHGYQKRNIASGQVLGDFDYYLALTDSHTDGYQDQASGKGKGIAANFGYRLNENLETRFYLRYRETAHETPGRLTKAQLKDDPRQAAANNLLIDAHRDQPGSTWLANKTTWQIDDDSTLVAGLAYHHYPMDITETFYRSGAYRIRVDYSDISGTLNYTRRHTLFGLNSVTTLGLRSTTNLPSSKSKETVALPITVTPVAGTPVTYPAGTLMRDYEHLGSDNVLHFSNDTELMPDLWLTSGLALIYTRREAEVTWPATDDRLSEHTWDYAPRLGLRYQLNPDVQLFGNISRSIEPPHAWSMLWSSPLRFSSTITEPYAARQRAAISLDNQTATTFEVGGRGDSALGQWELTYYYSQVLHELLTVEIEPSVFAESNASPTVHQGIEAGLTSLLWQGGAAGALILRQAYTFSDFHYRDDDTFGDNRLPGLPRHYYQAEVRYDHPSGFYAGLNTQYASKVAVDYANSYYADAYATFGATLGYASPKDDWQAWLDLRNLTDKRYAATVTPGYDDKGADIARSTPGEGFGVYTGVSWSWL, encoded by the coding sequence ATGCCGCCCCTGCCGTTTGCCCGCCTCACCCTGCTGACCCTTGCCAGCCTGAGCGTTCCCAACGCCCTGGCCGATGAGCCCGTGCAACTCGATCCGTTGCACGTCAGCGGTGTACGGATGAGTGAAGAGCACGTGGCGCGTGAAGACCTCGAAAAGCTACCCGGCGCCAGTAATCTGGTGAACATGAAGCAGGTCGAGCAGGGCCGCGTAGCCGGCACCGCCGACGTGCTGGCTTATCAGCCCGGCGTCTACGCCCAGTCTCCCGGCAACGAAGGCGTGAAGATCAGCGTGCGCGGCTCGGGCATCAACCGCGGCCCCGGCTCGCACGCCTCCGGCACCCATATCATGCTCGACGGCCTGCCACTGACCGGCTCCGGCGGCACGCCCTACGAACTACTGGAACCGCTGTGGATAAGTCGCGCCGAGGTGCTCCGTGGCGCCAATGGCTTCGACCGCGGCTCGCTGGCTCTGGGCAGCGCCATCGACTACATCACCCACACCGGCTACACCGCGCCCAAGCTGCAACTGCGCTATGAAACCGGCAGCCATGGCTACCAGAAGCGCAACATCGCATCGGGCCAGGTACTGGGCGATTTCGACTACTACCTGGCGCTGACCGACAGCCACACCGACGGCTATCAGGATCAGGCCTCCGGCAAGGGCAAAGGCATCGCCGCCAACTTCGGCTATCGGCTCAACGAGAATCTGGAAACGCGTTTCTACCTGCGTTACCGCGAGACCGCGCACGAAACGCCTGGCCGCCTGACCAAGGCTCAGCTCAAGGACGATCCGCGTCAGGCCGCAGCCAATAACCTGCTTATCGACGCCCACCGCGACCAGCCCGGCAGCACCTGGCTGGCCAACAAGACCACCTGGCAGATCGACGACGACTCGACCCTGGTCGCTGGCCTGGCTTACCACCACTACCCGATGGATATCACCGAGACCTTCTATCGAAGCGGCGCCTATCGCATCCGTGTGGACTACAGCGATATCAGTGGCACGCTGAACTACACGCGCCGCCATACCCTGTTCGGCCTGAACAGCGTGACCACCCTTGGACTGCGCAGCACCACCAACCTGCCGAGCAGCAAATCCAAAGAAACCGTGGCGCTGCCAATCACCGTAACACCAGTTGCTGGAACCCCAGTCACCTATCCCGCCGGCACCCTGATGCGCGACTACGAGCACCTGGGTTCGGACAACGTGCTGCACTTCAGCAACGACACGGAGCTGATGCCAGACCTGTGGCTGACCAGCGGCCTGGCGCTGATCTACACCCGCCGCGAAGCCGAAGTGACCTGGCCGGCCACCGACGACAGGCTCAGCGAACACACCTGGGACTACGCCCCGCGCCTCGGCCTGCGCTACCAGCTCAACCCCGACGTGCAGCTATTCGGCAATATCAGCCGCTCGATAGAACCGCCGCATGCCTGGTCGATGCTCTGGAGTTCGCCGCTGCGCTTCTCCAGCACCATCACAGAGCCCTATGCCGCTCGCCAACGCGCCGCCATCAGCCTGGATAACCAAACCGCCACCACCTTCGAGGTCGGCGGGCGGGGCGACTCCGCGCTCGGCCAGTGGGAACTGACCTACTACTACTCGCAGGTGCTCCACGAGCTGCTCACGGTCGAGATCGAGCCCAGCGTCTTCGCCGAATCCAACGCCAGCCCCACCGTGCACCAGGGCATCGAAGCCGGCCTAACCAGCCTGCTCTGGCAAGGCGGCGCCGCCGGCGCCCTGATCCTGCGCCAGGCCTACACTTTCAGCGACTTCCACTACCGTGACGATGATACCTTCGGCGACAACCGCCTGCCCGGCCTGCCGCGCCACTACTACCAGGCCGAGGTGCGCTACGACCACCCGAGCGGCTTCTACGCTGGCCTCAACACCCAGTACGCCTCCAAGGTGGCGGTGGACTACGCCAACTCCTACTACGCCGATGCCTACGCCACCTTCGGCGCCACCCTCGGCTACGCCTCACCCAAGGACGACTGGCAAGCCTGGCTCGACCTGCGCAACCTCACCGACAAACGCTATGCCGCTACTGTGACGCCGGGCTATGACGACAAAGGTGCGGATATAGCGCGCTCCACGCCTGGGGAAGGGTTTGGGGTGTATACGGGGGTTTCTTGGAGTTGGCTCTGA
- the cbiE gene encoding precorrin-6y C5,15-methyltransferase (decarboxylating) subunit CbiE, whose amino-acid sequence MKPWLTLVGIGEDGYSGLGKAARRALLAATRIVGAPRQLALLPPCISGERESWPSPFDLEPLLAWRGEAVCVLASGDPMFYGVGASLARQVPADELLVLPAPSSVSLAAARLGWPLQETEVVSLVGRPLATLNGKLYPGVRLLVLSADGDTPAQVAEALSARGFGASRLTLLEHLGGPHERRVDGLAASWNLPRGADLNLLAVECLADAGAQLLPPTCGLPDDAYRHDGQLTKRDVRAVTLARLAPLPGELLWDVGAGCGSIGIEWMRAHPACRAIAIEANEGRQAHIRHNRDALGVPALQLVAGHAPEALAGLPAPDAIFIGGGVTVPGVLDDCWAALKPGGRLLANAVTIQSEAALVSFREQHGGELLRLTVAQAQPLGGFDTWRAALPITLLTVRKP is encoded by the coding sequence ATGAAGCCCTGGTTGACCCTGGTGGGCATTGGCGAAGACGGCTACTCGGGCCTGGGCAAGGCCGCACGTCGTGCGTTGCTGGCGGCCACGCGCATCGTCGGTGCGCCACGGCAACTGGCGCTGCTGCCGCCGTGCATCAGTGGCGAGCGGGAAAGCTGGCCCAGCCCCTTCGACCTTGAGCCACTGCTGGCGTGGCGTGGCGAGGCGGTGTGCGTGCTGGCCAGTGGCGACCCGATGTTCTACGGCGTCGGTGCCAGCCTGGCGCGCCAGGTGCCGGCCGATGAGCTGCTGGTATTGCCGGCGCCGTCCTCGGTATCGCTGGCGGCGGCGCGTCTGGGTTGGCCGCTGCAGGAGACGGAGGTGGTCTCCCTGGTTGGCCGGCCGCTGGCCACGCTCAACGGCAAACTCTACCCCGGCGTGCGCCTGCTGGTATTGAGCGCCGATGGCGATACCCCTGCGCAGGTCGCCGAAGCCCTCAGCGCACGTGGTTTCGGCGCCAGTCGCCTGACCCTGCTGGAGCACCTTGGCGGGCCGCATGAGCGCCGTGTCGATGGCCTGGCCGCGAGCTGGAACCTGCCACGCGGCGCCGATCTCAACCTGCTGGCGGTGGAGTGCCTGGCCGACGCCGGGGCACAACTGCTGCCGCCGACCTGCGGCCTGCCGGACGACGCCTACCGCCACGACGGCCAACTGACCAAGCGCGACGTGCGTGCCGTGACCCTGGCGCGCCTGGCGCCGCTGCCTGGCGAGCTGCTGTGGGATGTCGGCGCGGGGTGCGGCTCCATCGGCATCGAGTGGATGCGCGCGCACCCGGCCTGCCGCGCCATCGCCATCGAGGCCAACGAGGGGCGCCAGGCGCATATCCGCCACAACCGTGATGCCCTCGGTGTGCCGGCCCTGCAACTGGTCGCGGGGCATGCGCCCGAGGCGCTGGCGGGGCTGCCGGCGCCGGACGCGATCTTTATCGGCGGTGGCGTCACCGTGCCCGGTGTGCTGGATGACTGCTGGGCTGCGCTCAAGCCGGGCGGGCGTCTGCTGGCCAATGCCGTGACCATCCAGAGCGAGGCGGCGCTGGTAAGTTTCCGCGAGCAGCACGGCGGCGAGCTGTTGCGCCTGACCGTGGCCCAGGCACAGCCCCTGGGCGGCTTCGACACCTGGCGCGCGGCGCTGCCGATCACCCTGCTGACGGTGCGCAAGCCATGA
- the cobF gene encoding precorrin-6A synthase (deacetylating): protein MKTLLLVGIGAGDPDYITYQAIKALRRSDVIFLMDKGAAKHKLNALRREICTRFLEGHTPRFAEGLQPEREREAADYRASVDELNRDKQAVFEQLIDEQMADGETAAFMVWGDPSLYDSSIRIIEAIAARRSDFVYDVIPGITSLQALTARHRIPLNSIGRAVEITTGRLLAEGWPQGVDSVAVMLDAKDTYRRFVGQGLHIYWGAYVGTADEILIAGPLDEVAERIATTRAEARKRNGWIMDSYLLRKEGTA from the coding sequence ATGAAAACCCTGCTGCTGGTCGGCATTGGCGCCGGCGACCCGGACTACATCACCTACCAGGCAATCAAGGCGCTGCGCCGCAGTGACGTGATCTTCCTGATGGACAAGGGCGCGGCCAAGCACAAGCTCAACGCCCTGCGCCGCGAGATCTGCACACGCTTTCTCGAAGGCCACACGCCGCGCTTCGCCGAAGGCCTGCAACCGGAGCGCGAACGCGAGGCAGCGGACTACCGTGCCAGCGTCGACGAGCTCAACCGCGACAAGCAGGCGGTGTTCGAGCAACTGATCGACGAGCAGATGGCCGATGGCGAAACGGCGGCCTTTATGGTCTGGGGCGACCCATCGCTGTACGACAGCAGCATCCGCATCATCGAGGCCATCGCCGCGCGGCGCAGCGACTTCGTCTATGACGTGATCCCCGGCATCACCAGCCTGCAGGCGCTGACCGCACGCCACCGCATCCCGCTCAACAGCATCGGCCGCGCCGTGGAAATCACCACCGGTCGCCTGCTCGCCGAAGGCTGGCCGCAGGGCGTGGACAGCGTTGCGGTCATGCTCGACGCCAAGGACACCTACCGCCGCTTCGTCGGCCAGGGCCTGCATATTTACTGGGGCGCCTACGTCGGCACGGCCGATGAAATCCTGATTGCCGGCCCGCTGGACGAAGTGGCCGAACGCATCGCCACGACCCGCGCCGAGGCGCGGAAGCGCAATGGGTGGATCATGGATAGTTATTTGCTGCGCAAGGAAGGTACGGCGTAG
- the cobG gene encoding precorrin-3B synthase, with product MRDRPTRVHFPVPRHSACPGLLRIVPALDGGICRIKLPGGVLRSAQARAIAEAARQHASGMLELTNRSNLQIRGVLPSQESALIDALLSADLGPRVAAADDVRNLLLSPAAGLDPQARMDVHPLADQLLDLLQDTPALHALSAKFALQLDGGEALAMREHPHDLWLAAEDDQHLLLGLAGCPVDTPLARIDVTQTIELVRQLLLLFLELATPEQTRMRQLLAQIPARELLQRLQTRLDFTLQPAPSNWQAVAVINRPPAGIYPQAQSDLCMVAAGARLGRLYAEQLLVLADLSERHGDSELRLTPWQGLLLGNIPTARAAELLAALNTLGLLTHADEPLLGLVACTGSAACARGLADSKQHALHLAELLRASGARPQVHLSACPRSCASARVQPYTLLASTPEHYQLYQRTPEAPGFGRLLVPAMTIDEAGAWFARHHSAGTPDA from the coding sequence GTGCGCGACCGTCCAACCCGTGTTCATTTTCCCGTCCCGCGCCACAGTGCGTGTCCCGGTCTGCTGCGCATCGTCCCCGCGCTGGATGGCGGTATCTGCCGCATCAAGCTGCCCGGTGGCGTGCTGCGCAGCGCCCAGGCGCGAGCGATTGCCGAAGCGGCGCGGCAGCATGCCAGCGGCATGCTGGAGCTGACCAACCGCAGCAACCTGCAGATCCGGGGCGTCTTGCCCAGCCAGGAAAGCGCGCTGATCGATGCCCTGCTGAGCGCCGACCTTGGCCCACGCGTGGCCGCCGCCGATGACGTGCGCAATCTGCTGCTCAGCCCCGCCGCCGGCCTCGATCCGCAGGCGCGGATGGACGTGCACCCGCTGGCCGACCAGTTGCTCGACCTGCTGCAGGACACCCCGGCGTTGCATGCCCTGTCGGCCAAGTTCGCCCTGCAACTGGATGGCGGCGAAGCCCTGGCCATGCGCGAACACCCGCACGACCTGTGGCTCGCCGCCGAAGACGACCAGCACCTGCTGCTGGGCCTGGCCGGCTGCCCCGTTGACACGCCGCTGGCGCGTATCGATGTGACACAGACCATCGAATTGGTGCGCCAGCTGCTGCTGCTGTTCCTCGAACTGGCCACGCCCGAACAAACGCGCATGCGCCAGTTATTGGCACAGATCCCGGCCCGCGAGCTGTTGCAACGCCTGCAGACGCGTCTGGACTTTACCTTGCAGCCGGCACCGAGCAATTGGCAGGCTGTGGCGGTGATCAACCGGCCACCTGCCGGTATTTATCCACAGGCGCAAAGCGACCTGTGCATGGTCGCAGCCGGCGCCCGGTTGGGCCGCCTGTATGCCGAACAACTCCTGGTCCTCGCCGATCTGAGCGAGCGCCACGGCGACAGCGAGCTGCGCCTGACGCCCTGGCAGGGCCTGCTGCTGGGCAACATCCCAACAGCACGGGCCGCTGAGCTGCTGGCAGCGTTGAACACTCTGGGCCTGCTGACCCATGCCGACGAACCGCTGCTCGGCCTGGTCGCCTGCACCGGTTCGGCAGCGTGCGCGCGCGGCCTGGCCGACAGCAAGCAGCATGCCCTGCACCTGGCCGAACTGCTGCGCGCAAGCGGTGCTCGCCCGCAGGTGCACCTCAGCGCCTGCCCGCGCAGTTGCGCCAGCGCCCGCGTGCAGCCCTACACCCTGCTGGCCAGCACGCCCGAGCATTACCAGCTCTACCAACGTACGCCCGAGGCACCCGGTTTCGGCCGTCTGCTGGTGCCGGCCATGACCATCGACGAGGCCGGCGCCTGGTTCGCCCGCCACCACAGCGCAGGAACCCCCGATGCTTGA
- a CDS encoding GlxA family transcriptional regulator → MSESPDLRFLLLPLPEFALLPFGGFLDKLRFSADDEDYSRQRYCAWTIAGLQPGHVLSSSGAALRIEATPDELTLADYDYLVLFGGRNAQASAALAPLYQPLLRRAARAGVKLVAIDNASFLLAACGLLNGHRVAVHWRHEAEFRASFPHLRLARERLYCIDGTRSSCAGGTAAIDLAVELLAQGSGRARALKGLADMLVDETRSGQHALRSLHGTPSGERHVDRAIALMRHGLASADGIEQLAASVGISRRQLDRLFHASQGMSAREYWNELRLQHVRWRLLNSSHSLAQIADEVGVSDTSHLGKLFRQRFGVAPGAFRRQGGAL, encoded by the coding sequence ATGAGCGAAAGCCCTGATCTGCGTTTTCTCCTGTTGCCACTGCCGGAGTTCGCCCTGCTGCCCTTCGGTGGCTTTCTCGACAAGCTGCGCTTCAGCGCCGATGACGAGGATTACAGCCGCCAGCGCTACTGCGCCTGGACGATTGCCGGTCTGCAGCCGGGGCATGTGTTGTCCAGCAGTGGCGCGGCGCTGCGTATCGAGGCTACGCCGGACGAGCTGACGCTGGCCGACTACGACTACCTGGTGCTGTTTGGTGGGCGCAACGCGCAGGCCAGCGCCGCGTTGGCGCCGCTCTACCAGCCGCTGCTGCGTCGTGCGGCCCGCGCCGGGGTGAAGCTGGTAGCGATCGACAATGCCAGCTTCCTGTTGGCCGCCTGTGGTCTGCTCAATGGTCATCGGGTGGCGGTGCACTGGCGTCATGAGGCGGAATTTCGTGCCAGCTTTCCTCATCTGCGCCTGGCTCGCGAGCGCCTGTATTGCATCGATGGCACGCGGAGCTCCTGCGCCGGTGGTACGGCTGCCATCGACCTGGCGGTGGAGCTGCTGGCCCAGGGCAGTGGCCGCGCGCGGGCGCTCAAGGGGTTGGCCGACATGCTGGTGGACGAGACGCGCAGCGGCCAGCACGCGCTACGTTCGCTGCATGGCACACCGAGCGGCGAGCGCCATGTCGACCGCGCCATCGCCCTGATGCGCCACGGCCTGGCCAGCGCCGACGGCATCGAGCAGTTGGCGGCCAGCGTCGGCATCAGCCGGCGTCAGCTCGACCGTCTGTTCCACGCCAGTCAGGGCATGAGTGCGCGCGAATACTGGAACGAGCTGCGTCTGCAGCACGTACGCTGGCGCCTGCTCAATTCCAGCCACAGCCTGGCGCAGATCGCCGATGAAGTCGGCGTCAGCGATACCAGCCACCTGGGCAAGTTGTTTCGCCAGCGCTTTGGTGTGGCGCCTGGCGCGTTTCGCCGTCAGGGTGGCGCGTTGTAG